A genomic window from Osmerus eperlanus chromosome 5, fOsmEpe2.1, whole genome shotgun sequence includes:
- the trhr2 gene encoding thyrotropin releasing hormone receptor 2: MAENGSSRMDTPTNISLVSPGDPVYQSLEYKTVSVFLVLLVCGVGIVGNIMVVLVVLTTRHMRTPTNCYLVSLAVADLTVLVAAGLPNVSDSLTGTWVFGHAGCLSITYLQYLGINVSSCSITAFTVERYIAICHPMRAQTVCTVSRAKRIIAGVWSFTCVYCMLWFFLVDIHVGRDGTVQCGYKVSRSLYLPVYLIDFAVFYVVPLLVAIVLYGLIAHILYLSPLPNCPEAGGTANATTLRRSCREPPEKGGRQGRAKSALSSRKQVTKMLAVVVILFALLWMPYRTLVLINSFVATPYLDAWFLLFCRTCIYANSAINPVVYNLMSQKFRSAFRGLYRCQRQDCHQRRMSLVLTSYSTVRDPRTPQNTSNGTNGNARRVTMNSTTPKDCSTKSCSGDLVTSSPNEKKDRDPINKLTANGKKDLESTENSVASEKCLDCIDTSLANDTRSIDSMDTCLANETRDINSMDTSSANETGGIVSMETSFANQSRGIASMDSSLANDTRGIDALETSLTNDMRGIVSTEISIASDKRNIDPNSIPSANDKEELNPEDIYQESKTRGEDTYSGEDSETCLHDEPKALPRKSKRCGEELSHTVI, from the exons ATGGCTGAAAATGGGAGCTCTAGAATGGACACGCCCACCAACATCTCATTGGTCAGCCCCGGGGACCCTGTCTACCAATCCCTGGAGTATAAGACGGTGTCCGTCTTCCTGGTGCTGCTGGTCTGTGGTGTGGGAATCGTGGGCAACATCATGGTGGTCTTGGTCGTCCTCACAACACGCCACATGCGCACGCCCACCAACTGCTACCTGGTGAGCCTGGCGGTGGCTGACCTGACGGTGCTGGTGGCAGCCGGACTGCCCAACGTCTCCGACAGCCTGACAGGCACCTGGGTGTTCGGACACGCGGGCTGCCTGAGCATCACCTACCTGCAGTACCTGGGCATCAACGTGTCATCCTGCTCCATCACTGCCTTCACCGTGGAGAG GTACATCGCCATATGCCACCCAATGAGAGCTCAGACGGTGTGTACGGTGTCTCGGGCCAAGCGCATCATCGCGGGAGTGTGGTCGTTCACCTGCGTGTACTGCATGCTGTGGTTCTTCCTGGTGGACATCCATGTGGGGCGTGACGGTACAGTGCAGTGTGGCTACAAGGTCTCACGGAGCCTCTACCTGCCCGTCTACCTCATCGACTTCGCCGTCTTCTACGTGGTGCCCCTCCTCGTCGCCATCGTGCTGTATGGCCTCATCGCCCACATCCTGTACCTCAGCCCGCTGCCTAACTGCCCCGAGGCCGGGGGGACCGCTAACGCCACCACGCTGCGCCGCAGCTGCCGCGAGCCCCCGGAGAAGGGGGGTCGCCAGGGCCGGGCCAAGAGCGCACTGTCATCCAGGAAACAG gTGACTAAAATGTTAGCGGTGGTTGTGATCCTTTTTGCCCTCCTCTGGATGCCCTACCGGACGCTGGTCCTGATCAATTCCTTCGTGGCCACACCCTACCTGGATGCCTGGTTCCTGCTGTTCTGTAGGACCTGCATCTACGCCAACAGCGCCATCAACCCTGTGGTCTACAACCTCATGTCCCAAAAGTTCCGCTCCGCCTTCCGCGGGCTGTACAGGTGCCAGAGGCAGGACTGCCACCAGCGGAGGATGTCCTTGGTGCTGACCAGCTACAGCACTGTCAGGGACCCAAGGACCCCCCAGAACACCAGCAACGGAACCAATGGGAATGCCCGCAGAGTTACCATGAATTCGACTACCCCCAAAGACTGTAGCACAAAGAGTTGTTCAGGTGACCTTGTGACCTCCTCGCCTAatgaaaagaaagacagagatccaATCAACAAATTAACTGCCAATGGTAAAAAAGATCTAGAGTCTACTGAAAACTCAGTAGCCAGTGAAAAATGTTTGGATTGTATAGACACCTCCTTAGCCAATGATACGAGAAGTATTGATTCTATGGATACCTGTTTAGCCAATGAAACTAGAGATATTAATTCCATGGACACCTCTTCAGCCAATGAAACAGGAGGTATTGTTTCTATGGAAACTTCATTTGCCAATCAATCAAGAGGTATTGCTTCTATGGACTCCTCCTTAGCCAATGACACAAGAGGTATTGATGCTTTGGAAACTTCCTTAACCAATGACATGAGGGGTATTGTTTCTACAGAAATCTCCATAGCCAGTGATAAAAGGAATATAGATCCCAACAGCATCCCCTCAGCCAATGACAAGGAAGAGTTAAATCCTGAAGACATCTACCAAGAGTCCAAAACAAGGGGGGAGGACACTTATTCTGGAGAGGACAGTGAAACCTGTCTCCATGATGAGCCCAAAGCCCTTCCCAGGAAGTCAAAGAGGTGTGGGGAGGAGCTGAGCCACACTGTCATATAA